Below is a genomic region from Glaciihabitans sp. INWT7.
GTAGCGCTCGCCGAAGCTGGCGACGATGACGACGATGGTCTTGCCGGCATTCTCCGGGCGGGCCGCGACCTCGAGGGCCGCCTGCACCGTCGCTCCGGACGAGATCCCGGCCAGGATGCCCTCCTCCGCGGCAAGTCGGCGAGCCATCGCCACCGACTGGGCGATATCGATGTCGATGATCTCGTCGTAGACCTCACGGTCGAGGATCTCCGGAACGAAGTTCGCCCCGATCCCCTGGATCTTGTGCGGACCGGGCGCTCCCCCATTGAGGATCGGGGACTCGGCCGGCTCGACACCGATGACCACGAGGTCCGGCTTCTGCTCCTTGAGGTATCCGCCCGTTCCGGTGATGGTTCCGCCGGTGCCGATACCCGACACGAAGATGTCGACAGCGCCCTCGGTGTCGTTCCAGATCTCGGGGCCGGTGGTGGCACGGTGGATGGCGGGGTTCGCCGCGTTGGCGAACTGCTTGGCGTAGACGGCGCCGGGGGTGTTCGCCACGATCTCGGCAGCCCGATCGACGGCGGCCTGCATACCGCCGGGGCCGGGGGTGAGAACGAGTTCCGCGCCGTACGCGCGCAGGATCATCCGCCGCTCCTTGCTCATGGATTCCGGCATCGTCAGGATCACCTTGTAACCACGGGCCGCGCCGACCATCGCGAGGGCAATGCCGGTGTTGCCGCTCGTGCTCTCCACGATCGTGCCGCCGGGCTTCAGCTCGCCGGAGGCCTCTGCCGCGTCAACGATGGCGATGCCGAGGCGGTCCTTGACGCTCGCGGAGGGGTTGTAGAACTCGAGTTTCGCGAGCACCGTGGCGCCGAGGCCCTCGGCGACCTTGTTCAGGCGCACCAGCGGGGTGTTTCCGAAGATCTCGGTGATGTCGTTGTAGATGCGTTGCGGCATGGGCTGCGCTTTCTGTTCCAGGCCATACGGCAGTTGCCTGTCGACGACGATTTTCGAGTACCACGGTGTCAACGCCTTCGGGGCGAAATCCTTCCCGATTATGGCCCGAAATGGCCGAGATTTCGGTGAAAGTTACGGGTTGCGACTGCCGGTGTGCCCCGTGGGGAGGAGAAGCGCGGCGCGGTCGATCGTCGTTCGCCGACCTAGAGCGCACGGTCCACCCGTCGGGCGCGCCCTGCCCGACGGTGGCGAGAAGCGCGCAAGACTTCCCCCCGCACGCGTGCCTAAGCTGGAGGGACCCCAGACAAGGAAGTCCCCATGAACAACTCCGCAGTGATCGTCGACGTCATCCGCACCCCGTCCGGTCGCGGCAAGCCGGGCGGTTCGCTCAGCGGGGTTCATCCCGTGGATCTGCTCGCCACAACTCTGCGTGCCCTCGTCGAACGCAACGGTGTCGACCCCGCCACCGTCGACGACGTGATCGGCGGATGCGTCGCGCAGGCCGGCAAGCAGACCTACAACGTGACCCGCAACGCCGTGCTGGGCGCCGGGTTCCCCGATCACGTTCCCGCCGTCACCATCGACCGCCAGTGCGGATCGAGCCAGCAGGCGGCGGTGTTCGCCGCCCAGGGCATCATGACCGGCAATTACGACATCGCCATCGCCTGCGGAGTCGAGTCGATGAGCAGCGCGCCGATCGGCTACTCGATCATGGGCGAAGACATCTACGGAGAACAGGTTGCCGCGCGCTACCCCGAGGGTCTCGTCGGGCAGGGGATCTCTGCAGAACTCATCACGAGCAAGTGGGGATTCTCCCGTGCGCAGCTCGACGACTTCTCGGCGCGCTCGCACCAGCTCGCCGCCGAAGCGACTGCCGGCGGCTTCTTCGCCAACGAACTCATCGCCGTCGGCGACGTCACCACCGACGAGACCGTTCGCCCCACCACGACCGCCGAGGGCCTGGCCGGTCTGAAGCCGGCCTTCTACACCGAGCGTTTCGCGGAGCGGTTCCCCGAAATCGGCTGGAACATCACCCCGGGCAACTCCTCGCCGCTCACCGACGCGGCCGCGGCGACGCTCATCATGAGCGAATCGAAGGCGGCAGAGCTCGGGTTGAAGCCCCGCGCCCGCTTCCACAGCTTCGCCGTGACCGGCAGCGATCCCCTGTTCATGCTCACCGGGGTCATCCCTGCGACGGCGAAGGTACTCTCCAAGGCCGGTCTCACCGTCGACGACATCGACGCCTTCGAGGTGAATGAAGCCTTCGCCCCGGTTCCACTGGCCTGGCTCGCCGAGACGGGAGCGGATGCCGCGAAGCTCAACCCCCGCGGGGGTGCGATCGCCCTCGGGCACGCGCTCGGGGCATCCGGTGCACGCCTGCTCGCCACGATGGTGAATCACCTCGAGGCCACCGAGGGCCGTTACGGCCTGCAGGTGATGTGCGAGGGCGGTGGCATGGCGAACGCCACGATCATCGAGCGACTCTAGGCGCGGACACCGCCGAGTCGAACCGCTCGCAGTGCCGCGTACAACTCGGAGGCCTCGGCCGGGCGCGCCACTGAGCGTCCGGTGAGCTCGGCAATGCGGCCGAGACGGTAGAGCACGGTGTTGCGGTGGCAGTGCATCCTTTTGCCTGCATCGGAGGTCGACCCCTCGGCGTCGAACCAGGCTTCGAGGGTGTCGAGCAACACGGCACCATCGGTGCAGTCCGGGCCGAACAGCCGACCGAAGACGCTGTCCCGCAGCTCGGCACCGTAGCCGGGTTGCGCCACGAGGAGCAGGTCGAGGGGGGCCGATCCGTAGCGGTGGATCCCCACGCCCGGGGAGGCGATGCACTCGACAGACATCCGCGCCTGGTCGACGGCACCCGGGGAGGCCGAGAGCTGGGTGAAGGTTCTGCTGACACCGACCCTGGAGGTTGCTGCCGCCGCCACGATGGAAACGGCACGGTCGATCTCCGCGTGCCGCGGCACTCCGACGAGGCCGACGTATTCGCCTTTCCAGGCGGTCCAGGCAGACGAAATCCCGACGGCGCTCAGTCGACCGTGCACTTCCGGCACCGGATCCGCGCCACTGCTGCTGCGCTCGGCCGCGATCACCAGGTAGCGGGCGTGCTCCGGCAGCTCGAGCGCACGGAGCAGCCGACCGACCTCCCCGGGAGTCGCGCTCCCATCGAGCAGGCTCAGCAGCATGACGCTGCGCGCCTGCTCGTCGCGGCGGTCCCGCTCGTCGACGAAGGCCCGGTAGGACTCCGCGGCCGCGCCGGAGAAGAGGTCGATGATTCCCCAGACATCCGAGGAGAGGTGCAGCAGCGTCTCGGCCCGCTGGCTGCCGACCGACCTCGCCATCATCTCGTCCCACAGCTGCAATCCGGCGAGCCGGTACGCGTGAAGGAGACTCGCCATCGGGATGCCGTGCTCGGCTTTGATGCGACCGGCCCGACGAGGAGCGGCAAGCGAGTCCGTCGCGCCGGCGAGAGTGGCGAGCAGTGCGGCGATGTTCTCCCTCACGATCGACTGCAGGAGCTCCCGCGGCATCGGATTCTCGGCGTACTCGTTCTCCCCCGCGATGATCTGGTCGACTACGCCGTCGGTGATCGGCCCGACGGCGTCCACGAGCTCTAGGAAGAAGTCGGCGGATTCGGCGTGCGCCGCCCGGTGCTCCGGCGCGATCACTCGCCGCGCATGCTGATCGATGGACATGGGGGGACTGTAGCGCCGTATTGTGCGAGCGCACAATGGTATTCAGGGAACAGACGGCGTTCGCCTATCGCACTCGGGGGGTTAGTGGGCGATACTGAAATCTCCTTGGTGAGGCGTGGTCGGTTCGACTATGCCCGTGACCAAGACGGCAGCGATCAAAGGAGATTGATGACCACCACAGACCCGACCGTGCCCGCCACGGCCGCTCCCGCCTCCCCGTCACTCGACGCGGAGGTTCGCGCCGAACTGGATGCAGCGGTGAGCCAGCTCGCCGAGGGCGAGTCCCGCTGGGCGAAGATGCCGATCCCGGCTCGCATCGCCCTGCTCGGCAAGGTCCATTCCACCGTCGCCGCCGCCGCAGACCAGTGGGTCGATGCCGCCGTGCGCACCAAGAATCTTGATCCGGACTCGGCCTACGTCGGTGAGGAAT
It encodes:
- the cysK gene encoding cysteine synthase A, whose product is MPQRIYNDITEIFGNTPLVRLNKVAEGLGATVLAKLEFYNPSASVKDRLGIAIVDAAEASGELKPGGTIVESTSGNTGIALAMVGAARGYKVILTMPESMSKERRMILRAYGAELVLTPGPGGMQAAVDRAAEIVANTPGAVYAKQFANAANPAIHRATTGPEIWNDTEGAVDIFVSGIGTGGTITGTGGYLKEQKPDLVVIGVEPAESPILNGGAPGPHKIQGIGANFVPEILDREVYDEIIDIDIAQSVAMARRLAAEEGILAGISSGATVQAALEVAARPENAGKTIVVIVASFGERYLSTVLYEDLAD
- a CDS encoding thiolase family protein — encoded protein: MNNSAVIVDVIRTPSGRGKPGGSLSGVHPVDLLATTLRALVERNGVDPATVDDVIGGCVAQAGKQTYNVTRNAVLGAGFPDHVPAVTIDRQCGSSQQAAVFAAQGIMTGNYDIAIACGVESMSSAPIGYSIMGEDIYGEQVAARYPEGLVGQGISAELITSKWGFSRAQLDDFSARSHQLAAEATAGGFFANELIAVGDVTTDETVRPTTTAEGLAGLKPAFYTERFAERFPEIGWNITPGNSSPLTDAAAATLIMSESKAAELGLKPRARFHSFAVTGSDPLFMLTGVIPATAKVLSKAGLTVDDIDAFEVNEAFAPVPLAWLAETGADAAKLNPRGGAIALGHALGASGARLLATMVNHLEATEGRYGLQVMCEGGGMANATIIERL
- a CDS encoding CdaR family transcriptional regulator; translated protein: MSIDQHARRVIAPEHRAAHAESADFFLELVDAVGPITDGVVDQIIAGENEYAENPMPRELLQSIVRENIAALLATLAGATDSLAAPRRAGRIKAEHGIPMASLLHAYRLAGLQLWDEMMARSVGSQRAETLLHLSSDVWGIIDLFSGAAAESYRAFVDERDRRDEQARSVMLLSLLDGSATPGEVGRLLRALELPEHARYLVIAAERSSSGADPVPEVHGRLSAVGISSAWTAWKGEYVGLVGVPRHAEIDRAVSIVAAAATSRVGVSRTFTQLSASPGAVDQARMSVECIASPGVGIHRYGSAPLDLLLVAQPGYGAELRDSVFGRLFGPDCTDGAVLLDTLEAWFDAEGSTSDAGKRMHCHRNTVLYRLGRIAELTGRSVARPAEASELYAALRAVRLGGVRA